In Campylobacter sp. RM16189, the DNA window GCCAAATCTACTCCTTTTAAAACCCATTTTCATCACACCAAGCGGTAAAATTACACTTAGTCTCTCTCCTGCTCCTTTATGTGGAAGAGTAAGCCTAGAGTCATTTCTATTTCGCCCACTAAAATACAATATATCTACATCAAGCGTTCTTGGCGCATTTTTAAAACTTCTTACACGCCTAAATCGCCTCTCTAAATTTAAAGTTACTTTCAACAAGGCTCTCGCACTAAGGCTAGTTTGAATCAAAATCACAGCGTTGTAAAAATCCGCCTGTTCTCTAAAACCAAATGCCTCATTTACCAAAATTTGAGAACTCTCTACTAAATTTATCCGCTTATCATCTTGCAAAAGTCTAAAAAACTTATCAAAACGCCTTTTAGAGTCCCCTATATTTCCACCTATGCCCAAAAGAACGCTATATTTAAAATCGGATTTAAAACTTAAAACTTTTGGAAAAAAAACGCTTCTAACAAAGCGTCTCATTCCCTTTAACCTCATAAAATTTCAGCTCCGTTTTCTCGAACTACAACCACATCCTCGATTCTGACGCCAAATTCATTCTCTATATATACTCCTGGCTCCACGCTAAAAACCATCCCGGCTTTTAAAAGCGTTTTGTCTTTCATCGATATCCTTGGAAGCTCATGTATATCTACTCCCACACCATGTCCTGTAGAGTGGAAAAACTCCTTTTCAAAGCCGTGCTTAGATATAAATTTGCGCGCTACATCATCTATCTCTTTGGCTTTTTTGCCTATTTCAATAGAGTTTATGGCCAAACTTTGAGCCTCTTTTACGATCTCGTAAACCTCTTGATGTTTTTGATTCTTAAATTTTTGCTCTTTAGAAAAGTTAAAATCGGATGTAAAACAAGCTGTTCTTGTTCTATCAGAGAAGTATCTTTTAAATTTTACTCCGGCATCAAGCAAGAGTAAGTCGCCCTCTTTTAGTCTCTTTTTGCTTGGTAGCGCATGCGCTTTGGCTGCATTTTCATTTATCGCCACAATCGGGGAGAAGCTAAGCTCAAGTGATCCTTTTTGCTTAAATATGAGCTCAGCGTTAAAAAACAACTCCTCTTCGCTCATTCCTTCGCCTTTTTCTCTTACAAATTTTGCAAATTCGTCAAAGCATTTAGCTCCTAATCTTGCGGCCTCTTTTAAAATTTTAATCTCATCTTCATTCTTTAAAATACGTGAAATTTGTGAAAAATTAGGCTTTGGTTTAAAATTGATTTTTGAATTTTTATTTAGCTCTTCAAACTCTGCCACACTAAAATCACAAGGATCGAAGGTCAAATTTTTAACTCTTTTGTCTCGTAAAAATTCTCTGACGTCTTTTATCAAGCCTCTTTGAACCTGCAATACTTGACAGTTTTTAGCCAACTCTTTAGCCTCTATCCCGTATCTAGCGTCTGTTAAAAAAAATCTTCTGCCACTAATATCGACAAAGAGCGCATTATCACAGCTATATCCGCACTCATGATATATGGCATTTTCATTTTTTAGAATAAAATTTCTCATGATTTTTTAATTATTCTTGTGTATTTTGAGCCTGCCTTACCGCTTTGATTTGCTCGAAAATTTGAAGCATTGCAATCATTGCCAGATGATATCCTACAGGTCCAAAACCAACTATTTGGCCGGCGGTTACCACAGATATCATGCTCTTTTGGCGAAATTCTTCTCTGCGGTGAATATTGCTGATATGAACCTCTATCGCAGGTAAGCTAACAGCGCTTAATGCGTCTCTTATGGCAATAGAGCTATGTGTATAGGCTGCAGG includes these proteins:
- the folK gene encoding 2-amino-4-hydroxy-6-hydroxymethyldihydropteridine diphosphokinase; this encodes MRLKGMRRFVRSVFFPKVLSFKSDFKYSVLLGIGGNIGDSKRRFDKFFRLLQDDKRINLVESSQILVNEAFGFREQADFYNAVILIQTSLSARALLKVTLNLERRFRRVRSFKNAPRTLDVDILYFSGRNRNDSRLTLPHKGAGERLSVILPLGVMKMGFKRSRFGN
- the aroQ gene encoding type II 3-dehydroquinate dehydratase; this encodes MDKKFKVMVIQGPNINMLGTRETSIYGVMKMEDIHNQMKLFAEQNDVDIEFFQSNLEGELVDKIQECYGDADGIIINPAAYTHSSIAIRDALSAVSLPAIEVHISNIHRREEFRQKSMISVVTAGQIVGFGPVGYHLAMIAMLQIFEQIKAVRQAQNTQE
- a CDS encoding M24 family metallopeptidase, which gives rise to MRNFILKNENAIYHECGYSCDNALFVDISGRRFFLTDARYGIEAKELAKNCQVLQVQRGLIKDVREFLRDKRVKNLTFDPCDFSVAEFEELNKNSKINFKPKPNFSQISRILKNEDEIKILKEAARLGAKCFDEFAKFVREKGEGMSEEELFFNAELIFKQKGSLELSFSPIVAINENAAKAHALPSKKRLKEGDLLLLDAGVKFKRYFSDRTRTACFTSDFNFSKEQKFKNQKHQEVYEIVKEAQSLAINSIEIGKKAKEIDDVARKFISKHGFEKEFFHSTGHGVGVDIHELPRISMKDKTLLKAGMVFSVEPGVYIENEFGVRIEDVVVVRENGAEIL